From Pelmatolapia mariae isolate MD_Pm_ZW linkage group LG22, Pm_UMD_F_2, whole genome shotgun sequence, a single genomic window includes:
- the LOC135933746 gene encoding plectin-like produces the protein MDSNLKDGDAKQNGYTKVHEPVAGIFLEKTKTKITIYEAMKKRMLKPGTALALLEAQAATVGIVDPINNRKLPVEDAVKEGIVGSEMKEKLLKAGKAITGYVDPYTNQMISVFQAMQKDLVPRDYGLRLLEAQIATQGLFDPVDKTYISVDSAIQKGYYQKDLLKDQMSELKVFYHPTLQQNLNYRSLQEQCIVEPDTGLLLLPVCITFKGLRKGISSTQLLESKIIDKETYDDLQKGKTTTQDVMLIETVKEYLEGKGSIAGIAILSTNQRMSIYKAMKQGILMPGTSLVLLEAQAATGFMIDPVENKRYTVDDAVKNKLIGPEYHAKLLSAERAVTGYKDPYNGETISLFQALSKDLIVKEHGIRLLEAQIATGGIIDPINSHRLPTEVAFKRGYFDEQMNAILEDSGDDTKGFFDPNTEENLTYLQLMERCVTDPTTGLCLLPLRDKSDGVNFSFIDYQTKTAFKAEKVKVTYGKYMGMTVSLWELLMSEYFDENQRQDIFKKYREGKLTIKMIITTVLEVIEKSVKTTDVIFEGIRDTVTAKQLVEADIISQEVLEDLKKGKKSVQEVIEDENVNVYLKGKDSIAGILLPDSQIMTIYQAKQKGKLMPGTALILLEAQAATGFIIDPIGNRKFSVDDAVKAKIVGPDVCQKLRSAEKAVTGYKDPYTGEIISLFQAMQKDLILKDHGIRLLEAQIATGGIIDPVNSHRIPVHVAYKKGYFNEEMNQILDDPSDDTKGFFDPNTHENLTYLQLMARCVTDPSTGLCLLPLKGKSNKIKIDDNIRELFKTTIVTVKYGRFKGKHTTLWDLINSEYLSEDKRQEFFKLFRSRKITIQQLTETIVEIIESKEIRQQEGLKFEGLRGEVSAVDLLDLEIVDENTYNSLLAGNMNSTDVMKMDSVRAYLQGKSCVAGLILQPSNKKISIHEAQRIGILAPGTALCLLEAQAATGFVVDPLNNKKLTVEQALKEKLISPQMYEKLLSAERAVTGYKDPYTGQKISLFQALKKDLIVKQHGIRLLEAQIATGGIIDPLKCLHLPLEVAYKKGYFDEELNQILTDPTDDTKGFFDPKTKENLTYMEMLGRCVKDKETGLFLLPLNDTPKATATKQKIYTDTEIKEEFEKTSVSISAD, from the exons ATGGACTCCAACCTTAAGGACGGCGATGCGAAGCAAAATGGCTACACAAAAGTCCATGAACCTGTGGCTGGTATATTTctggaaaagacaaaaacaaagataacaATCTATGAAGCCATGAAGAAGCGTATGCTTAAGCCAGGAACAGCACTGGCTCTGCTTGAAGCACAAGCTGCCACAGTAGGTATTGTAGACCCAATAAACAACCGAAAGCTTCCTGTAGAGGATGCTGTTAAAGAGGGAATAGTTGGATCAGAGATGAAAGAGAAACTCCTTAAAGCAGGGAAAGCCATCACTGGGTATGTAGACCCCTACACCAACCAAATGATATCTGTATTCCAAGCTATGCAAAAAGATTTAGTTCCAAGAGATTATGGATTGAGGCTGCTGGAAGCACAGATAGccacacagggcctgtttgATCCTGTCGATAAGACATATATTTCAGTTGACTCTGCAATTCAGAAGGGCTACTATCAAAAAGATTTGCTGAAGGACCAGATGTCAGAGCTCAAAGTGTTTTATCATCCAACTTTGCAACAAAATCTTAACTACAGAAGCCTCCAAGAGCAATGCATTGTGGAGCCCGATACAGGCCTGTTGCTTCTTCCTGTCTGCATCACCTTCAAAGGTCTGCGCAAAGGCATTTCCTCCACCCAGCTCCTTGAATCAAAGATCATTGACAAAGAAACATATGATGACCTGCAGAAGGGGAAAACCACAACACAGGATGTGATGTTGATTGAAACAGTGAAAGAATACCTGGAAGGCAAAGGCAGCATTGCAGGCATTGCTATACTCTCAACCAATCAGAGAATGAGCATTTATAAAGCCATGAAGCAAGGCATACTGATGCCTGGGACATCGCTTGTTCTCCTGGAGGCACAAGCTGCTACTGGATTCATGATTGATCCTGTAGAAAATAAGAGGTACACTGTGGATGACGCTGTCAAAAACAAACTTATTGGCCCAGAatatcatgcaaagctgctctctgCTGAGCGGGCAGTGACCGGATACAAAGACCCATACAACGGTGAAACTATCTCCCTGTTTCAAGCACTCTCAAAAGACCTCATCGTCAAAGAACATGGAATCCGCCTGCTTGAAGCACAAATTGCTACAGGTGGAATAATTGATCCAATCAACAGTCATAGACTTCCTACAGAAGTGGCCTTCAAGAGAGGTTATTTTGATGAACAAATGAATGCAATATTGGAGGATTCAGGAGATGACACAAAAGGCTTTTTTGATCCAAACACAGAAGAAAATCTAACCTATCTTCAGTTGATGGAAAGGTGTGTCACTGATCCCACTACTGGACTGTGCCTCCTCCCTTTACGTGATAAATCAGACGGGGTAAATTTCAGTTTCATTGACTACCAAACTAAAACGGCTTTCAAGGCAGAGAAAGTGAAAGTGACATATGGCAAATACATGGGAATGACAGTATCTCTGTGGGAACTGCTGATGTCAGAATACTTTGATGAAAACCAGAGGcaagacatctttaaaaaatacaGAGAGGGGAAGCTCACCATCAAGATGATCATTACAACAGTTCTGGAAGTGATAGAAAAGTCAGTGAAAACAACTGACGTCATCTTTGAAGGCATCAGAGACACTGTTACAGCCAAACAGCTTGTGGAAGCAGATATCATTAGTCAGGAGGTCTTAGAGGACCTCAAGAAGGGAAAGAAATCTGTGCAGGAAGTCATTGAAgatgaaaatgtaaatgtgtacTTAAAAGGGAAAGACAGCATTGCAGGTATTCTGCTTCCTGATTCTCAAATTATGACCATCTACCAGGCCAAACAGAAAGGAAAGCTGATGCCGGGAACTGCTCTGATTCTACTGGAGGCACAGGCAGCAACAGGGTTCATTATTGACCCTATTGGAAATAGAAAGTTTTCAGTGGATGATGCTGTCAAAGCAAAGATTGTGGGGCCTGATGTCTGTCAAAAGCTGCGATCAGCAGAGAAAGCAGTTACTGGATACAAAGATCCATACACTGGAGAAATAATTTCTTTGTTCCAAGCAATGCAAAAAGACCTGATCTTAAAAGACCATGGCATTAGGCTCCTGGAGGCACAGATTGCCACTGGTGGGATCATTGACCCAGTGAACAGCCATCGCATACCTGTCCATGTGGCCTATAAGAAGGGGTACTTTAATGAAGAAATGAATCAGATCCTGGATGATCCAAGTGATGACACCAAGGGATTCTTTGACCCCAACACCCACGAGAACCTGACATACTTGCAGCTCATGGCCAGATGTGTAACAGATCCTAGTACAGGCCTATGCCTCTTACCTCTCAAAGGCAAGAGCAACAAAATAAAGATAGATGACAACATTAGGGAACTGTTCAAAACAACAATAGTTACTGTCAAGTACGGTAGGTTCAAGGGCAAACATACAACACTGTGGGATCTTATCAACTCAGAATATCTTTCTGAAGACAAACGACAGGAGTTTTTCAAGCTCTTCAGGTCAAGGAAAATCACAATTCAGCAACTCACTGAGACCATTGTAGAGATCATTGAGAGCAAGGAGATACGACAGCAAGAAGGACTGAAGTTTGAAGGTCTCAGAGGAGAAGTCTCTGCTGTGGACCTTTTGGATCTTGAAATTGTGGATGAAAACACCTACAACAGTTTGCTTGCTGGGAACATGAACAGCACTGATGTGATGAAAATGGACAGTGTGAGAGCCTACCTACAAGGAAAAAGTTGTGTAGCTGGGTTGATACTACAaccctcaaataaaaaaataagtattCATGAGGCACAGAGAATTGGGATtcttgcacctggcactgccCTTTGCCTCCTCGAAGCACAAGCAGCTACAGGATTTGTTGTTGATcctttaaataacaaaaaacttaCAGTTGAACAAGCTCTCAAAGAGAAGTTGATTAGTCCACAAATGTATGAAAAACTTTTGTCTGCAGAGAGAGCTGTCACTGGTTACAAAGATCCATACACAGGTCAAAAGATCTCTCTCTTCCAAGCATTGAAAAAAGATCTTATTGTCAAGCAGCATGGCATTCGTTTACTTGAGGCCCAGATTGCTACAGGTGGTATCATCGATCCCTTAAAGTGTCTCCACTTACCCCTTGAAGTTGCATACAAGAAGGGATATTTTGATGAAGAACTTAATCAAATCCTAACAGACCCAACTGATGACACAAAGGGCTTTTTTGAcccaaagacaaaagaaaatctGACATACATGGAGATGTTGGGCAGATGTGTGAAAGATAAGGAAACTGGACTGTTTCTCCTACCACTGAATGACACACCAAAAGCTACAGCAACAAAGCAGAAGATTTATACTGACACGGAGATTAAGGAAGAGTTTGAAAAGACAAGTGTCAGCATATCT GCAGATTAG